CGAGGCTGGCGACCGGCCAGTACCCGCTGCTGGCGGGGGCGCTGACCGGCGGGCACCCGGTGACGGAGGCGGCCTCCGACCTGGGCGCGGTGTTCGACCGCTCGCTGTCCCGGCTGCTGGGGGCGTGGGGGCCGGCGGAGGGCTGACGCGGGGTCTGCGCGGGGCCGACGCAAGGCTGGGCCGGTGGCCGGTGGCCGGTGGCCGGTGGCCGGTGGCCGGTGGCCGGTGGCCGACGCCGGCGCGCGGTCGGTCGCGCGGGGTCCGGTTCCGTCAGAGCAGGGCGAACTGGCCGCCCGGACCCTCCTCGTGGTGGTCCAGTACGGAGGCCGGGCGCCGGGTCCAGCGCGGCGGCGGCAGCACGCCCGCAGCCGCCAGCCCGGCGGCCGGCAGCAGCGGTCCGGGGGTGAATGCGGCCCGCTGCGGGGCCAGATCGGCGAGCAGGGCCAGGGTGGTCACCAGCGCCAGCAGTTCCGAGGTCCAGGCCTGCGGCCACTCGGCCGGCCCGAGCGCGTCCAGCCCGTCGGCCTCCGGATCCCGGTGGGCGGTCCGGGCGGCGAACCAGGCCTCCAGTACCCGCGTACCGCCCTGCACCTCGTACTCCCAGGCGCCCGCGGGCACGGGGGAGACCGTCCCGGCCCCGAGGCTCAGCGCCTCGGTCTCCGGGTCGTACGCGAGCCCGTCCGGCCAGGCCTGGACCGCCGAGCGGACGTACGGGCGCCGCCCGCCCGGCAGCCGGGGCGGCTCGGCGCCGGGCCCGGGCCCGCCGCGCAGCTGGACGGTGAGCAGCCGGTGCCCCAGCTCCAGCCCGGCCCGCCAACGCCCGGGGTCGCCGGTCAGCGGGACCTCGTACCCCCGGGGCCCGGGGCGGCCCGCCGCGAGGATCCAGCACAGCACGTCCTGCGGGGTGACCCGGCCGCCGTAGCGCTCGCCGAGCAGCTGCAGCAGGCCCGGCGCGAGATTGGGCTCGGCGCCGCCGGGGCGCCGGTGCAGCGGGCGGATCCGGCCCAGGCGGCCGACCGGGAGGTGCGCGGTGACCAGCAGCTCCGGGGTTTCGACGGCGAAGAGCTGGTGCTCGTCCAGCACCCGCCACAGCTCCGGGCGGGCCATGTCGATGAGCCGCTGGTCGGGCAGCAGCCACTGCTCGTCGAAGGGATCGCGCAGCACCCGTACGGGGTCGGGGCAGGAGCCCGGCGCATCGGCGAAGCGGGCGGTCGACGGCGAGCGCCGGCCGGGCAGCGCGGCCGCGCCGGTGGTGGGCGTACGCGTCCGGGTCGGGCGGAACAGCCGGTCCCGCTCGGCCGCTTCGGCGACGGTCAGGGCCGCCCAGCGGGCGCGCAGGGCCGCGGGGTCGGGGGCCGCCACCCAGGCCCGGCCCAGGCGCAGGCCGCCCACGGCCCAGGGCATCAGATCGTCCAGCAGCGGTACGTCTTCGCTCACCCGGCAGATGGTAGCGACGGCAGGCGGCGGCCGGGGTGTGGGCGGGGGTGCGGGCGAGGGGCGCGGCCGGGCTGTGTCCAGGCCGGAGAGTTACGCTCCCTATGTACGGATATGTTCCGATGTCGAGGAGGCGGTCATGAGTCAGTACGACGAATACTCGACTCCGTCGCAGGCCGAGGGCGAGCGGCTCGACGAGGACATGGACGAGAAGGAGAAGATGCAGCGGCACCACCCGCAGACGATGCGGACCACGCCGTCGCAGGCGGAGGGCGAGCGCAGCAAGGACGACGAGGAGAAGTAGCCCCCTGCGGGTACGACGCAGAGGTCAGGCACGGGTCGGGCGGAATCAGGCGGAGGTCGGTCCGGCGGTCGGGTGCCGGCGGTGAGGTCGCGTCGACGGTCAGGTCGCGTCGACGGTCACCGTGAACGAGAACCGGTCGCCCCGGTACCGGATCCGTGCCACGTCCACGACCCGGCCGTCCTCGTCGTACGTCACGCCCGTGTAGTGCAGGATCGGGCTGAGCAGCGGCACCTGGAGCAGCTCGGCCGTCTCCGGGTCGGCCAGCCGCGCCTCGACCGTGTCCGTGATCCGGCTGATCCGCACGCCCACCACGTCACGCAGCACCTTGGTCATCGGCCAGCGGGCCAGATCGGCCAGGTCCACCGCCTCGGCGACCTCCGGGCGGACCGCGTTCTCGACCCAGTTGGTCGGCTCGCCGCTCTCGCCGTCGTGCCGCAGCCGGCGGTACGTGACCACCTCGGCCGTGTCCGGGAAGTGCTCCAGCAGCTCCCCGGACACCGCCGTCCGCTCGACGCCGAGAATCGTCGTACGGTCGCCCGACTGCTGCGCCACGATCGCGTCGACCGAACCCAGCAGCCGCACCGGCGCCCCGCGCCGCGCACCCGGC
The Streptomyces sp. NBC_01296 DNA segment above includes these coding regions:
- a CDS encoding type ISP restriction/modification enzyme, producing MPWAVGGLRLGRAWVAAPDPAALRARWAALTVAEAAERDRLFRPTRTRTPTTGAAALPGRRSPSTARFADAPGSCPDPVRVLRDPFDEQWLLPDQRLIDMARPELWRVLDEHQLFAVETPELLVTAHLPVGRLGRIRPLHRRPGGAEPNLAPGLLQLLGERYGGRVTPQDVLCWILAAGRPGPRGYEVPLTGDPGRWRAGLELGHRLLTVQLRGGPGPGAEPPRLPGGRRPYVRSAVQAWPDGLAYDPETEALSLGAGTVSPVPAGAWEYEVQGGTRVLEAWFAARTAHRDPEADGLDALGPAEWPQAWTSELLALVTTLALLADLAPQRAAFTPGPLLPAAGLAAAGVLPPPRWTRRPASVLDHHEEGPGGQFALL
- a CDS encoding GntR family transcriptional regulator; this translates as MTAFAPDSLVLNRKLPLWYQVSQSLRASILGRTPDASLRLPTEEQLAEHYGVSVLTMRQALKELEGEGLISRHRRRGTFIEPGARRGAPVRLLGSVDAIVAQQSGDRTTILGVERTAVSGELLEHFPDTAEVVTYRRLRHDGESGEPTNWVENAVRPEVAEAVDLADLARWPMTKVLRDVVGVRISRITDTVEARLADPETAELLQVPLLSPILHYTGVTYDEDGRVVDVARIRYRGDRFSFTVTVDAT